One region of Pseudomonas sp. B21-040 genomic DNA includes:
- the cytX gene encoding putative hydroxymethylpyrimidine transporter CytX — translation MSIQPSTYSPDIAVPTDKRVFGGRDLFSLWFSLGIGLMVLQTGALLAPGLGLSGSLLAIFLGTLVGVLLLAAVGVIGCDTGLSSMAALKLSLGKRGASLPAVLNLLQLIGWGSFEIIVMRDAASLLGARAFSEGSLLSNPLLWTLFFGALATLLAVSGPLTFVRQILRKWGIWLLLAACIWLTWNLFAKADLAALWAQAGDGSMPFAVGFDIAIAMPLSWLPLIADYSRFGKRAKNVFGGTAIGFFIGNFWLMSLGVAYTLAFAPSGEVNALLLALAGAGLGIPLLLILLDESENAFADIHSAAVSSGILLRLKVEHLALAIGVICTLIACLAPLAQYQNFLLLIGSVFAPLFGVVLVDHFILRKRSAQVASAALRWPALLAWLGGVSTYHLLANLYPDIGATLPSLILAGLLQLVLGRAFSYGRETARA, via the coding sequence TTGAGCATTCAACCCAGTACCTATTCTCCCGATATCGCCGTGCCGACCGACAAGCGTGTCTTCGGCGGGCGCGATCTGTTTTCCCTGTGGTTCTCCCTCGGCATTGGCCTGATGGTGCTCCAGACCGGTGCGCTGCTGGCGCCAGGCCTGGGTCTGTCCGGTTCGTTACTGGCCATCTTCCTCGGCACGCTGGTCGGCGTTCTGCTGCTGGCTGCGGTCGGCGTGATCGGCTGCGACACGGGCCTGTCGTCCATGGCCGCGCTCAAGCTCAGCCTCGGCAAGCGTGGCGCGAGCCTGCCGGCCGTGCTGAACCTGCTGCAACTGATCGGTTGGGGCTCGTTCGAAATCATCGTCATGCGCGACGCCGCCAGCCTGTTGGGTGCGCGGGCGTTCAGCGAAGGCAGCCTGCTGTCGAATCCACTGCTCTGGACTTTGTTCTTCGGCGCCTTGGCGACCTTGCTGGCGGTCAGCGGGCCACTCACATTCGTACGGCAAATCCTGCGCAAGTGGGGTATCTGGCTGTTGCTGGCGGCGTGCATCTGGCTGACCTGGAACCTGTTCGCCAAAGCCGATCTGGCCGCTTTGTGGGCGCAGGCCGGCGATGGTTCGATGCCGTTCGCCGTGGGCTTCGACATCGCTATCGCGATGCCGCTGTCGTGGCTACCGCTGATTGCCGACTACTCGCGTTTCGGCAAGCGTGCGAAAAACGTGTTCGGTGGCACGGCCATTGGCTTCTTTATTGGTAATTTCTGGCTGATGAGCCTGGGCGTGGCTTACACCCTGGCGTTCGCGCCGAGTGGTGAAGTGAATGCCTTGCTGTTGGCGTTGGCCGGTGCCGGCCTGGGTATTCCGCTGCTGCTTATCCTGTTGGACGAGTCGGAAAACGCCTTCGCCGATATTCACTCGGCGGCCGTTTCCAGCGGGATTCTGTTGCGCTTGAAAGTCGAGCATCTGGCGCTGGCCATCGGCGTGATCTGCACGCTGATCGCCTGCCTGGCGCCGCTGGCCCAGTACCAGAATTTCCTGCTGTTGATCGGTTCGGTGTTTGCGCCGCTGTTCGGCGTGGTGTTGGTGGATCACTTCATCCTGCGCAAACGCAGTGCCCAAGTCGCGTCAGCCGCATTGCGCTGGCCGGCGTTGCTCGCCTGGCTGGGCGGGGTGAGCACCTATCATTTGCTGGCCAATCTGTATCCGGACATCGGCGCAACCCTGCCGTCATTGATTCTGGCAGGGCTGCTGCAACTGGTATTGGGCCGGGCCTTCAGTTACGGCCGGGAAACAGCTCGGGCTTGA
- the cpdA gene encoding 3',5'-cyclic-AMP phosphodiesterase, with translation MPSVSTLTTADPALLVQLSDSHLFAEADGTLLGMNTRDSLQKVIELVQLQQSHIDLIIASGDLSQDGTLESYQLFRDLTRQLDAPARWIPGNHDEPMIMAEAAVQSALLEPVVDVASWRVTLLDSAVPGSVPGYLQDEQLQLLVRSLSEAPDRHHLVCFHHHPVSIGCAWMEPIGLRNPEALFAVLDRFPQVRAVLWGHVHQEIDQLRNGVRLIASPSTCIQFEPGSDDFKVGEQAPGYRWLRLLPDGRIETGVERVTGFDFQVDYGSNGY, from the coding sequence TTGCCGAGCGTATCCACATTGACCACCGCCGATCCGGCGTTGCTGGTGCAACTCTCCGACAGCCATTTGTTCGCCGAAGCGGACGGGACATTGCTGGGCATGAACACCCGGGACAGCCTGCAAAAAGTGATCGAATTGGTGCAGCTTCAGCAGTCGCATATCGACTTGATCATTGCCAGTGGCGATCTCTCCCAGGACGGAACGCTGGAGTCTTATCAGCTATTTCGCGACCTGACACGGCAACTCGACGCCCCGGCGCGCTGGATTCCCGGCAATCACGATGAACCGATGATCATGGCCGAGGCCGCAGTGCAGAGCGCATTGCTGGAGCCGGTGGTGGACGTCGCCAGTTGGCGGGTCACGCTGCTGGATTCCGCCGTGCCGGGTTCAGTGCCGGGGTATTTGCAGGATGAGCAGTTGCAGTTGCTGGTTCGATCACTGAGTGAGGCGCCGGATCGGCATCATCTGGTCTGCTTCCACCATCATCCGGTGTCGATCGGATGTGCCTGGATGGAGCCGATCGGGTTGCGCAACCCTGAGGCGTTGTTTGCGGTGCTCGATCGTTTTCCGCAGGTGCGGGCGGTTTTGTGGGGGCATGTGCATCAAGAGATCGATCAACTGCGTAACGGTGTTCGGCTGATCGCCTCGCCTTCGACCTGCATTCAGTTCGAGCCGGGGAGCGATGATTTCAAGGTCGGGGAGCAGGCGCCGGGGTATCGCTGGTTGCGGTTGTTGCCCGATGGGCGGATCGAAACCGGTGTCGAACGAGTCACCGGGTTTGATTTTCAGGTTGATTACGGCTCCAACGGCTACTGA
- a CDS encoding DUF1249 domain-containing protein, which yields MVVNKLRDRYRVDLAGLQASCEANYARLMRLLPDMRDEPAARRIAVTHGEQMLGVLALEVVQVCPYTTTLQVRQEHSLPWLPVPQLEVQVYHDACMAEVVSAEHARRFRGVYPYPNASMHQPDEKAQLNMFLGEWLSHCLACGHEYAVVR from the coding sequence ATGGTCGTAAACAAGCTGCGCGATCGTTATCGGGTGGACCTTGCGGGGCTGCAAGCTTCCTGCGAGGCCAACTACGCACGCTTGATGCGACTGTTGCCAGACATGCGCGACGAGCCGGCGGCGCGGCGCATTGCCGTGACTCACGGTGAACAGATGCTCGGCGTGCTGGCGCTGGAAGTGGTGCAGGTCTGTCCGTACACCACGACCCTGCAAGTGCGCCAGGAACACAGCCTGCCCTGGCTGCCGGTACCGCAACTGGAAGTGCAGGTCTATCACGATGCCTGCATGGCCGAAGTGGTCAGCGCCGAGCATGCCCGGCGATTTCGTGGTGTCTATCCTTACCCGAACGCCTCGATGCATCAGCCGGACGAAAAAGCCCAGTTGAATATGTTTCTGGGCGAATGGCTGAGCCATTGCCTGGCCTGTGGGCACGAGTACGCTGTTGTGCGGTAG
- a CDS encoding RsiV family protein, with protein sequence MSLFKIASVAAIALTLGACQSLFQPNYRAPLETTRDAAETLKPGCTTPDCPLVNIDTVHFPAEPQLDGIVEKRLLLLTRTSPDAPVAPTLAAYRDEFLRTASPRTSSYLQAKVREQHDGLVIVEFSSYLDTGGAHGTPGRSFINYSRQQHKVLTLSDMLVPGQEEAFWKAAQVAHNSWLISTKLDQEPEFVKSWPFQKTQNVALTYGGVILKYETSTIAPYALGHIELKIPYPRLNGIIKPELFPGRN encoded by the coding sequence ATGTCGCTTTTTAAAATCGCCTCCGTGGCCGCAATCGCCCTGACGCTGGGCGCCTGCCAGAGTCTGTTTCAGCCCAACTACCGGGCGCCGCTGGAAACGACCCGCGATGCCGCCGAAACCCTGAAACCGGGTTGCACTACCCCCGATTGCCCGCTGGTGAACATCGATACCGTGCACTTTCCCGCCGAACCGCAATTGGACGGCATCGTCGAAAAACGCTTGCTGCTATTGACGCGCACCTCACCGGACGCCCCGGTGGCACCGACGCTGGCAGCCTATCGCGATGAGTTTTTGCGCACGGCCAGCCCGCGCACCAGCAGTTACTTGCAAGCCAAGGTACGTGAGCAGCATGACGGCTTGGTGATCGTCGAGTTTTCCAGCTACCTGGACACCGGCGGCGCACATGGCACGCCGGGCCGCAGCTTTATCAACTATTCACGCCAGCAGCACAAAGTGCTGACGCTGTCGGACATGCTGGTTCCGGGTCAGGAAGAGGCGTTCTGGAAGGCGGCACAAGTCGCGCATAACAGCTGGTTGATCAGCACCAAGCTCGATCAGGAACCGGAGTTCGTGAAGAGCTGGCCGTTCCAGAAAACCCAGAACGTGGCGCTGACCTACGGCGGGGTGATCCTCAAGTACGAAACCAGCACCATTGCGCCTTACGCGCTGGGCCATATCGAACTGAAGATCCCTTACCCACGCCTGAACGGCATCATCAAGCCCGAGCTGTTTCCCGGCCGTAACTGA
- the parE gene encoding DNA topoisomerase IV subunit B has translation MATPSASSYNADAIEVLSGLDPVRKRPGMYTDTSRPNHLAQEVIDNSVDEALAGHASSVQVILHADHSLEVSDDGRGMPVDIHPEEGVSGVELILTKLHAGGKFSNKNYQFSGGLHGVGISVVNALSTEVRVRVKRDGNEYQMTFADGYKKTELEVIGTVGKRNTGTSVFFAPDPKYFDSPKFSISRLKHVLKAKAVLCPGLLVSFEDKATGEKVEWHYEDGLRSYLVDAVSEFERLPDEPFCGSLAGNKEAVDWALLWLPEGGDAVQESYVNLIPTAQGGTHVNGLRQGLLDAMREFCEFRSLLPRGVKLAPEDVWERIAFVLSMKMQEPQFSGQTKERLSSREAAAFVSGVVKDAFSLWLNANPETGMLLAELAINNAGRRLKASKKVERKRITAGPALPGKLADCAGQDPMRSELFLVEGDSAGGSAKQARDKEFQAILPLRGKILNTWEVDGSEVLASQEVHNIAVAIGVDPGAADISQLRYGKICILADADSDGLHIATLLCALFVQHFRPLVDAGHVYVAMPPLYRIDLGKEIYYALDEAERDGILDRLVAEKKRGKPQVTRFKGLGEMNPPQLRETTMDPNTRRLVQLTLEDFEATSEMMDMLLAKKRAGDRKSWLESKGNLAEVLG, from the coding sequence ATGGCCACTCCCAGCGCTAGCTCTTATAACGCAGACGCCATCGAAGTCCTCTCGGGCCTCGACCCGGTGCGCAAACGCCCCGGCATGTACACCGACACCAGTCGGCCGAACCACCTCGCCCAGGAAGTCATCGACAACAGCGTCGACGAAGCCTTGGCCGGGCATGCGAGCTCGGTGCAAGTCATCCTGCACGCCGATCATTCCCTGGAAGTCAGTGACGACGGCCGTGGCATGCCGGTGGACATTCACCCTGAAGAGGGTGTTTCCGGGGTCGAGCTGATCCTCACCAAGCTGCACGCGGGCGGCAAGTTTTCCAACAAGAACTACCAGTTCTCCGGCGGTCTGCACGGGGTGGGTATTTCGGTGGTCAACGCCTTGTCGACCGAAGTCCGGGTACGCGTGAAGCGTGACGGCAACGAATACCAGATGACGTTCGCCGATGGTTACAAGAAAACCGAGCTGGAAGTGATCGGCACGGTCGGTAAACGCAACACCGGGACCAGCGTGTTCTTCGCACCGGACCCGAAATACTTCGATTCGCCGAAATTCTCCATCAGCCGCCTCAAGCACGTGCTCAAGGCCAAGGCTGTTCTGTGCCCGGGGTTGCTGGTCAGTTTTGAAGACAAAGCCACCGGTGAAAAAGTCGAATGGCATTACGAAGATGGCCTGCGCTCCTACCTGGTAGACGCCGTCAGCGAATTCGAACGCCTGCCGGACGAACCGTTCTGCGGCAGCCTGGCCGGTAATAAAGAAGCGGTCGACTGGGCGCTGTTGTGGCTGCCGGAAGGTGGCGACGCGGTTCAGGAAAGCTACGTCAACCTGATTCCGACGGCCCAGGGCGGCACCCACGTCAACGGTTTGCGTCAGGGCTTGCTCGATGCGATGCGTGAGTTCTGCGAATTCCGCAGCCTGCTGCCGCGCGGCGTGAAGCTGGCGCCGGAAGACGTGTGGGAGCGCATCGCCTTCGTTCTGTCGATGAAAATGCAGGAACCGCAATTTTCCGGCCAGACCAAAGAACGCCTGTCGTCCCGTGAAGCGGCGGCGTTCGTTTCCGGTGTGGTCAAGGACGCCTTCAGCCTGTGGCTCAACGCCAACCCGGAAACCGGCATGCTGCTGGCCGAACTGGCGATCAACAACGCCGGCCGTCGTCTCAAGGCGAGCAAGAAGGTCGAACGCAAGCGCATCACCGCAGGGCCGGCGCTGCCGGGAAAACTGGCCGATTGCGCTGGGCAGGACCCGATGCGTTCCGAGCTGTTCCTGGTGGAAGGTGACTCCGCCGGCGGTTCTGCCAAGCAAGCACGGGACAAAGAGTTTCAGGCGATCCTGCCGTTGCGCGGCAAGATTCTGAACACCTGGGAAGTCGACGGCAGCGAAGTGCTGGCCAGCCAGGAAGTGCACAACATCGCCGTGGCCATTGGCGTCGATCCGGGCGCCGCAGACATTAGCCAGCTGCGTTACGGCAAAATCTGCATTCTCGCCGACGCCGACTCCGACGGTCTGCACATCGCCACGTTGCTGTGTGCCTTGTTCGTCCAGCATTTCCGCCCGCTGGTCGATGCCGGCCATGTCTACGTCGCCATGCCGCCGCTGTACCGTATCGACTTGGGCAAAGAGATTTACTACGCCCTGGACGAAGCCGAGCGCGATGGCATTCTTGATCGTCTGGTCGCCGAGAAGAAACGCGGCAAGCCGCAGGTCACCCGATTCAAAGGCCTGGGTGAAATGAACCCGCCGCAGTTGCGCGAAACCACCATGGACCCGAACACTCGGCGCCTGGTGCAACTGACGCTGGAAGACTTCGAGGCGACCTCGGAAATGATGGACATGCTGCTGGCGAAGAAACGCGCCGGTGACCGCAAGTCCTGGCTCGAATCCAAGGGCAACCTGGCCGAGGTTCTTGGTTGA
- a CDS encoding membrane integrity-associated transporter subunit PqiC, with translation MTALRLPFILMLAGVLGLAGCSVHQPVSLYQLDSGSPVAPAQSAGMAVLLGPVTVADYLQRETLLQRQPDGSLQASTDGRWAGSLSSDIDQLLLRQVAGHLDSQRVVLAPATTGFTPDVQVLLTITRLDSGASQPAILDAQWRLIDRRGQVRDNRIIHLQEQHAGGTAAQVQAQGVLLQRLAEQLSVALKPLANQPPIAEAPKKPAAKPVAPAAEQEKQPKIPMASPIRTDMEVFRF, from the coding sequence ATGACTGCTCTGCGCCTTCCTTTTATTTTGATGCTCGCCGGCGTTCTTGGCCTGGCGGGTTGCAGCGTTCACCAGCCGGTGTCGCTGTATCAACTGGACAGCGGAAGCCCGGTTGCACCTGCGCAAAGCGCGGGTATGGCGGTATTGTTGGGCCCGGTAACGGTCGCCGATTACCTGCAACGTGAAACCTTGTTGCAGCGTCAGCCCGATGGCAGTCTGCAAGCGTCGACGGATGGTCGTTGGGCGGGTAGCTTGTCCTCTGACATTGATCAGCTGTTGCTGCGTCAGGTCGCCGGTCATCTGGACAGTCAGCGTGTTGTGCTGGCGCCCGCCACAACCGGTTTCACGCCAGATGTCCAGGTACTGCTGACGATTACTCGCCTGGATTCGGGCGCGTCGCAACCGGCCATCCTGGATGCGCAATGGCGTTTGATCGACCGTCGTGGTCAGGTTCGCGATAACCGCATCATTCACCTGCAAGAGCAGCACGCGGGTGGTACGGCAGCGCAGGTACAGGCCCAAGGCGTGTTGTTGCAGCGCCTGGCCGAGCAATTGTCGGTGGCGCTCAAACCATTGGCCAATCAGCCGCCAATCGCTGAAGCACCAAAAAAACCGGCTGCCAAGCCTGTGGCTCCAGCGGCCGAGCAAGAGAAACAGCCGAAAATCCCGATGGCATCGCCAATCCGGACCGATATGGAAGTGTTCAGGTTCTAA
- a CDS encoding esterase-like activity of phytase family protein, which yields MRLGFALACALLLTPVLASAEPAPELRVVAEHPIDGMPGGNLSGLAQCGKDLWTVSDRDDDQIYRLDTRDTVWQAETVRIGVPPVPDSGLPWGLRSRAWAASFVRGGDLDFEAITCDGAGNRYIVSESHAAVLQVPLTGPATWLNISPMLVREARASGMLLQFNALFEGLAINPAGEQMWFAAERQSRGLLTIKRKQTVWDCDGGCVLLSEAGMEMQPPQFPNAKPVSRDFSDISLFNGKLFTLERNAYQICRRDLQTVKVERCWSYAAELLQANRRYPQNYGLEEALVVDADGVWIGVDNNNGARADGESRPVVWRFAAPEGGWSAKP from the coding sequence ATGCGGCTTGGCTTTGCCCTGGCGTGTGCGTTACTGCTGACCCCGGTTTTGGCTTCTGCCGAACCGGCACCAGAGTTGCGCGTGGTCGCCGAGCATCCGATTGACGGCATGCCCGGCGGCAACCTGTCGGGGCTGGCTCAGTGCGGCAAAGACCTGTGGACAGTTTCCGATCGCGACGACGATCAAATCTACCGTCTCGATACCCGCGACACGGTCTGGCAGGCTGAAACCGTGCGCATCGGTGTGCCGCCGGTGCCGGACAGCGGTTTGCCCTGGGGCTTGCGTTCGCGGGCCTGGGCGGCGTCTTTCGTACGTGGCGGCGACCTGGATTTCGAAGCCATTACCTGTGACGGCGCCGGCAATCGCTACATTGTCAGCGAAAGCCATGCGGCCGTCCTGCAAGTGCCGCTCACGGGGCCGGCGACCTGGCTGAACATTTCGCCGATGCTGGTTCGCGAAGCGCGGGCCAGTGGCATGCTGTTGCAATTCAATGCACTGTTCGAGGGTTTGGCGATCAATCCGGCGGGTGAACAGATGTGGTTCGCTGCCGAGCGCCAAAGCCGCGGATTGTTGACGATCAAGCGCAAACAAACGGTATGGGACTGCGACGGTGGCTGTGTGCTGCTGAGCGAGGCGGGCATGGAAATGCAGCCGCCGCAATTTCCCAATGCCAAACCGGTATCTCGGGATTTTTCCGATATATCGTTGTTCAACGGCAAACTGTTCACCCTTGAGCGCAACGCGTACCAGATTTGCCGCCGCGATCTGCAAACGGTGAAAGTCGAGCGTTGCTGGTCGTATGCGGCAGAACTGCTGCAGGCCAACCGTCGTTATCCACAGAACTATGGGCTGGAAGAAGCGTTGGTCGTGGACGCTGACGGTGTCTGGATCGGTGTCGACAACAACAACGGTGCTCGCGCCGATGGCGAAAGTCGCCCGGTGGTCTGGCGCTTCGCCGCGCCTGAAGGTGGTTGGAGCGCCAAGCCGTGA
- a CDS encoding YqiA/YcfP family alpha/beta fold hydrolase, giving the protein MSGSILYIHGFNSAPASKKATQLMQVMDRLGLSDQLRVPALHHHPREAIGQLEQAIEELGRPLLVGSSLGGYYATHLAERHGLKALLINPAVSPHRMFDGFLGTQKNLYTDETWEMTHDHVTALAELEVPAPQDPQRYQVWLQTGDETLDYRLAQQYYRACALRIQAGGDHSFQGFAAQLPAMLSFAGIGADLYQAIDFTAL; this is encoded by the coding sequence ATGTCCGGTTCGATCCTTTATATCCACGGTTTCAACAGCGCGCCGGCCTCAAAAAAGGCTACGCAGTTGATGCAAGTGATGGACCGGCTGGGCTTGAGCGATCAACTGCGTGTCCCGGCCTTGCACCACCACCCACGCGAAGCCATCGGTCAGCTGGAGCAGGCGATTGAAGAGCTGGGGCGGCCACTGCTGGTCGGCAGCTCACTCGGCGGCTACTATGCCACTCACTTGGCCGAGCGCCATGGCCTCAAGGCTTTGCTGATCAACCCTGCCGTCAGTCCGCACCGGATGTTCGACGGGTTCCTGGGAACGCAGAAAAACCTGTATACCGATGAGACTTGGGAAATGACCCACGACCACGTGACGGCCCTGGCCGAGCTGGAAGTGCCGGCGCCCCAAGACCCGCAGCGGTATCAGGTGTGGTTGCAGACCGGCGACGAAACGCTGGACTATCGCCTGGCCCAACAGTATTACCGAGCCTGTGCCTTGCGCATTCAGGCCGGCGGCGACCATAGTTTCCAGGGCTTTGCCGCACAACTGCCGGCAATGTTGAGTTTTGCCGGTATCGGCGCAGATTTGTATCAGGCGATCGATTTCACAGCACTGTGA
- a CDS encoding NUDIX domain-containing protein, whose amino-acid sequence MTDFANAIPTAVDIVRREKCYEGFYKLDRVHLRHELFAGGMSREIDREVFVRHDAVCVLPYDPQRDEVVLIEQFRVGAMGKTDNPWLIELVAGLIDKEEVPEEVAHREGQEEAGLVFGALWPMLNYFPSPGGSNEFVHLFLGRCETTGVGGLHGLEEEAEDIRVTVWAFEDALQAVRDGRIANAASIIALQWLALNRAEVRGLWS is encoded by the coding sequence ATGACTGATTTTGCCAACGCCATTCCGACCGCCGTGGATATCGTGCGGCGCGAAAAATGCTACGAAGGCTTTTATAAGCTCGACCGTGTGCATTTGCGCCACGAACTATTCGCCGGTGGCATGAGTCGCGAAATCGATCGTGAAGTGTTTGTTCGCCACGATGCGGTATGCGTACTGCCGTACGATCCGCAGCGCGACGAAGTGGTGCTGATCGAGCAGTTTCGCGTCGGCGCCATGGGCAAGACCGACAACCCGTGGCTGATCGAACTGGTCGCTGGTCTGATCGATAAGGAAGAAGTGCCGGAAGAAGTTGCTCACCGTGAGGGGCAGGAGGAAGCTGGGCTTGTGTTCGGGGCGCTCTGGCCGATGCTCAACTATTTCCCGTCGCCGGGCGGCAGTAACGAGTTTGTGCACCTGTTCCTGGGGCGCTGCGAAACCACCGGGGTCGGCGGCCTGCATGGGCTGGAGGAAGAAGCTGAAGATATCCGCGTCACGGTCTGGGCGTTCGAAGATGCCCTGCAAGCCGTGCGTGACGGACGAATTGCCAACGCGGCCAGCATCATTGCCTTGCAATGGTTAGCTTTAAACCGCGCTGAAGTGAGGGGGTTATGGTCGTAA
- the parC gene encoding DNA topoisomerase IV subunit A has translation MSDSLDLSLDGVERRSLADFTENAYLNYSMYVIMDRALPHIGDGLKPVQRRIIYAMSELGLDADSKHKKSARTVGDVLGKFHPHGDSACYEAMVLMAQPFSYRYTLVDGQGNWGAPDDPKSFAAMRYTEARLSRYSEVLLSELGQGTADWGPNFDGTLDEPLVLPARLPNILLNGTTGIAVGMATDVPPHNLREVATACVRLLDEPKATVEQLCEHIQGPDYPTEAEIITPRADLLKMYETGKGSVRMRAVYHIEDGDIIVTALPHQVSGAKVLEQIAAMMQAKPSKAPQIADLRDESDHENPCRIVIIPGARKNFDHDALMQHLFASTELESSYRVNINIIGLDGKPQLKNLRALLVEWLEFRVQTVRRRLQFRLDKVERRLHLLDGLLIAYLNLDEVIHIIRTEEHPKAALIARFALSEIQADYILDTRLRQLARLEEMKLRDEQDELLKEQAKLQALLGSETKLKKLVRTELIKDAETYGDDRRSPIIERTEAKALTEHDLLPNEKVTVVLSEKGWVRSAKGHEIDATGLSYKAGDGFKALAAGRSNQFAVFIDSTGRSYSVAAHTLPSARGQGEPLTGRLTPPPGASFECVLMPEDDSLYVIASDAGYGFVVKGEDFQAKNKAGKALLSLPSNSKVILPRPVADRENNWLASVTTEGRLLIFKISDLPQLGKGKGNKIIGITGERVANREEYVTDIAVLPEGATLVLQAGKRTLSLKADDLEHYKGERGRRGNKLPRGFQRVDALLVENLN, from the coding sequence ATGAGCGACTCCCTTGATCTCAGCCTGGACGGTGTAGAACGCCGGTCACTGGCTGACTTCACCGAAAATGCCTACCTCAATTATTCCATGTACGTGATCATGGACCGTGCCTTGCCGCATATCGGCGACGGCCTGAAACCGGTACAGCGGCGCATCATCTACGCGATGAGCGAGTTGGGGCTGGACGCCGATTCCAAACACAAGAAATCGGCGCGTACCGTCGGTGACGTGCTCGGCAAGTTCCACCCGCACGGCGACTCGGCCTGCTACGAAGCCATGGTCCTGATGGCCCAGCCGTTCAGCTACCGCTACACGCTGGTCGACGGTCAGGGTAACTGGGGTGCGCCGGATGATCCCAAGTCGTTCGCGGCCATGCGTTACACCGAGGCGCGCCTGTCCCGTTACTCCGAAGTGCTGCTCAGCGAACTGGGCCAGGGCACTGCGGACTGGGGCCCGAACTTCGACGGCACCCTCGACGAGCCGCTGGTGTTGCCAGCACGTTTGCCGAACATCCTGCTCAATGGCACCACCGGCATCGCCGTGGGCATGGCCACTGACGTGCCGCCGCATAATCTGCGCGAAGTCGCGACAGCCTGCGTGCGTTTGCTCGATGAGCCCAAAGCCACGGTCGAACAGCTCTGTGAACACATCCAGGGCCCGGATTACCCGACCGAAGCGGAAATCATCACCCCGCGCGCCGACCTGCTGAAAATGTACGAAACCGGCAAGGGCTCGGTGCGTATGCGCGCCGTGTACCACATCGAAGATGGCGACATCATCGTGACCGCGCTGCCGCATCAGGTCTCCGGTGCCAAGGTGCTGGAACAGATCGCCGCGATGATGCAGGCCAAGCCGTCCAAGGCGCCGCAGATCGCTGACCTGCGCGACGAATCCGACCACGAAAACCCGTGCCGGATCGTGATCATTCCGGGCGCACGCAAAAACTTTGACCACGACGCACTGATGCAGCACCTGTTCGCCAGCACCGAGCTGGAGTCGAGCTACCGGGTCAACATCAACATCATCGGCCTGGACGGCAAGCCGCAGCTGAAAAACCTGCGCGCGCTGCTGGTCGAGTGGCTGGAGTTCCGGGTTCAGACCGTGCGTCGTCGCCTGCAATTCCGCCTCGACAAGGTCGAACGTCGCCTGCACCTGTTGGACGGTTTGTTGATTGCCTACCTCAACCTGGATGAAGTGATTCACATTATCCGGACCGAGGAGCATCCAAAAGCCGCCCTGATCGCGCGTTTCGCCCTGAGCGAAATCCAGGCCGACTACATCCTCGACACCCGTTTGCGTCAGTTGGCACGACTGGAAGAGATGAAGCTGCGTGACGAGCAGGATGAGTTGCTCAAGGAGCAAGCCAAGCTGCAAGCCCTGCTGGGCAGCGAAACCAAGCTGAAAAAGCTGGTGCGCACCGAGCTGATCAAGGACGCCGAAACCTATGGCGACGACCGTCGTTCACCGATCATCGAGCGGACCGAGGCCAAGGCCCTGACCGAGCACGATCTGCTGCCGAACGAGAAAGTGACCGTCGTGCTGTCGGAAAAAGGCTGGGTTCGCTCGGCCAAGGGGCACGAAATCGACGCCACGGGGCTTTCCTACAAGGCCGGGGACGGGTTCAAGGCGCTGGCGGCCGGTCGCTCCAACCAGTTTGCGGTGTTTATCGACTCCACCGGGCGCAGTTATTCAGTGGCGGCGCACACCCTGCCGTCGGCTCGCGGCCAGGGCGAACCGCTGACCGGTCGTCTGACGCCACCGCCAGGCGCAAGCTTCGAATGCGTGCTGATGCCGGAAGATGATTCGCTGTACGTGATTGCCTCCGACGCCGGTTATGGCTTCGTGGTCAAAGGTGAAGACTTCCAGGCCAAGAACAAGGCCGGCAAGGCACTCTTGAGCCTGCCGAGCAACTCGAAGGTCATTCTTCCGCGCCCGGTGGCCGATCGCGAGAACAACTGGCTGGCTTCGGTGACGACCGAAGGTCGCCTGCTGATCTTCAAGATCAGCGACCTGCCACAATTAGGGAAGGGCAAAGGCAACAAGATCATCGGGATCACCGGTGAGCGTGTGGCCAATCGCGAAGAATATGTGACGGACATCGCCGTTCTGCCGGAGGGTGCCACTTTGGTGCTGCAGGCTGGAAAACGTACCTTGTCACTGAAAGCGGACGACCTCGAACACTACAAAGGTGAGCGTGGGCGTCGTGGTAACAAGTTGCCACGGGGCTTTCAGAGGGTAGATGCGCTGCTCGTCGAAAACCTCAATTAA